The Sphingomonas hankookensis sequence AAACGCGCAGCTTGAGTTGCCGGTCGGATAGCAGGTTCAGAATGTCGACGACTGCCTGCACCCGGTCCTGCGGCGGAACGCCTTTCCAGTCGCCCTGCCCGCCGCGCATCGGGCTTCCGTGAAATTCGATGCTGCGCGGATCGGTCGCACTGAAGCGCGCCGCGACCGGATCGATCTGCCCTTCCAGCCAATGGGTCTGGCGCTCGAAGACGCTGAACCCGGCGAGTACGAAAAACTGCGTGCTCGGGTCATGGGCGTGCCCGGATTCATCGAGGTAGAGCAGGTGCACGGCCACATCCCGAAAAAAAAGCGGGCCCCGAAAGACCCGCCCTGCAACTGCCGAAATCGGTAAGCCAGGTGAAACAATCGTTCAGCGCACCAACGAATCAGCACTCCCAGCTTGCGGTGCAATATAGGCACCATTGCCAGAATGGCAAGATTCGCCCCAAATCGAACGACGTCGACCGCTACAGCCTCAGATCAGCTCCCACAGCGCATAACCGGTCAGCAGCACCGCCGCCGCCACCGACATGCCGAACAGGACATAGCCGATATAGTTCATGATCGCCGGGTTCGGGCGCTGGGCGCGCTTGTTGTGCGAGGCGGCCGACAGCACGAAGCTGGCCAGCAACCCGTAAGTGAACACCGCCGTCTCGACCATCGCGCGCCAGATCCTTGTGCCTGCATCGTGCGGCTGCCCCCCGGCCCGCCGCCTGCGTGGCTAAATCATAGCCTGGCCCGACTATCAATTGGTTAAGATGGAACCGATCGTCCGACAAAGGCGTTTCAGCCTGTTTTTCCATGTGCCAGGCCTTCCGCCGCGGTTCTTGGCGGTCGATGTCTCGCCTTATCATGCCGCGCGCTTGGCCGAAGCTGCCGGGTGCGTTCACGTGCTGGCGGGTGTAACCAGCGGGTCGAATAGCGGCTTCGGTTGCAGGGTTCACGCGGAGGCGCGGAGGCGCGGAGGCGCGAAGAAGAAGCAGAAGGTTAGATTTCGCGCAGAGGCGCAGAGGCGCGGAGAGGGTGCGTCCGGGGCCACCTTACCCGCGCCAGCGGCCTCGCCCTTGCCGACAGCGGGTGCAGTCGTCTGCCGATCGTGCGCGGTGGCAACAAACGCAACCCCTCCGCGCCTCTGCGCCTCTGCCCGAAATCTAACCTTCTTCTACCCCGACGCCGACGAAGACGCGAAAGGCCGCGCCCTCCGCGCCTCCGCGTGAATCAAACCCGGCCCGACACCGCCTCAATCGACCGCGTTGCCGTCCCCATCGAACACCAGCATCCGCGCCGGATCGGCATGGAGCGTGATCGCGTCCGCTACCGCATGATGCCCGTCCAGCTTCGCGCGGAACGCATCGCCCGACGGCAGCGCGCCATAGAGATAGGTCGAATGGCCCAGTGCCTCGACCGCCTCGATCGCCATCGGCAGCGCCAGGGCGTCGCCACCGCCCGTCAGCGTCACATGTTCGGGCCGCAGCCCCAGCGTCGCCCGCGCGCCCACCGCCAGCGCCGCCCCCCGGGCCGATCCGACGCGCAAACCCCCGGCCATGTCGAACAGGGTCACGCCCCCCTCGCGCCCGACCACCACCGCGTCGAACAGGTTGATCCGCGGGCTGCCGATGAAGCCGGCGGTGAAGACATTGGCCGGCCGGTCATACACTTCCAGCGGGGTGCCGACCTGCGCGATCCGCCCTTTGTCGAGGATCACGAGGCGGTCGGCCAGCGTCATCGCCTCGACCTGATCGTGCGTCACATAGATCATCGTCGCGCCCAGACGCCGGTGGAGCGCGGCCAGTTCGTGCCGCATCCGTACCCTGAGATCGGCGTCGAGGTTCGACAGCGGCTCGTCGAACAGGAAGAGGTCGGGATTGCGCACGATCGCGCGGCCGATCGCCACCCGTTGCCGCTGCCCGCCCGACAGCTGGTTGGGCATCCGGTCGAGCAGCGCGTCCAGTTCGAGCACCTGCGCGGCATGGGCGACCTGTTCGGCGATGGTCGCCTTGGCCACCCGCATATTCTTGAGACCGAAGCTCAAATTCTCACCGACTGTCATGTGCGGGTACAGCGCATAGGACTGGAACACCATCGCCACGCCGCGGTCCGACGCCGGCACCCGCGTCACGTCGCGCCCGCCGATGCGAATCTGCCCGCCGCTGACCGTCTCAAGCCCCGCGATCATCCTGAGCACGGTCGACTTGCCGCAGCCCGACGACCCGACCAGCACGACGAACTCGCCCGCCGCGACGTCCAGGTCGATGCCACGGATCGTGTCGACCCCGTCATAGGATTTGGTCAGCCCCTGAAGCTGCAATGCGCTCATTCGGTTTCCAGCTCCCATGCGGCGGCGCTGCTGTCGCCGCCCACGAATTCGGCGGCGATGCGGATCGGCGATCCGGCCTTGCCCGGTTCGCGCAGCAGGGCTTCGGCGGCGCGGCGGCCTTTCTCGAAGGCGTTCTGCCGGACGGTGGTCAACCGCAACCCCTCGCGCGGGCGGCCGGGCGGGTCGATCCCGTCATAGCCGGTCACCGACATGCGCCGCGGCACCGACAGCCCCAGCGCATCGCACCGCGCCATGACGCCATAGGCCAATCGGTCGGAGAAGCAGACCATCGCGGTCAGGTCGTGCTGCCGCCGGAGCAGCCGGTCGACTGCCCGCGCGCCGCCCTCCTCGTCGTTCGGCGTCTCGCACACGAGGATGCCCTTGGCCGGCACGCCCGCCGCATCGAACGCGTCGCGGCAGCCGAGCACGCGTTCGTGTACCACATGATTCTCGTCCGACACGTCGCGGTCGAGCGCGAACAGCTCGCCATGGTCCTGCGACCACGGAAAGGTGACGATGGCGATGTTGCGATGGCCAAGGTCGATCAGGTGCGAAACGACGCTGCGCATCATCTCGCGGTCGTTGGTCAGCACGCTCGGCAATTGCGGCGCGTCGAAGTCCACGACCACCGTCGGCAGCCCGCGCGCCAGCGCCTTGCGGATCGTCGGATGGCTCTTGTACGGCGCGTTCAGTATGTATCCGTCGACGATCGCGGTCAGATTGTCCAACCGTTCGGGATGCTTGTCCTTGAGCGGAATCAGGACGATGTTGGCGCCCTCCTCCTCGCACACCGACGATATGCCGCGCAGGAACGCGATGTCGTGCGCGTCGGTGAAAGCATAGCTCAGCTGGTCGTTGAACAGCACCCCGATCGCGCCGCACCGCCCGGTCCTGAGCGAGCGCGCCGCCGGGTTCGGCCCCTCATAGTGAACTTCCGCCGCATGGGCGAGGATCCGGTCGCGCAGCGCCGCCGACACCTTGGCCGGGTTGTTGTACGCATTCGACACCGACGTATGGGTGACGCCCAGATCGGACGCGATCGATTTCAACGTGGCACGTTTCGCGCGGGCCATGGTTCCTCTCCGGGTGGTGGTTCCACCGTCTTTCCCGACCACTAACCCGCCACCTTGACAGCCGCAACCACCAATGTTTAACGATAAACACGCCACCCGGCAAACGGGGACGATGGAGAGGAGCGACCGGCACATGGCCGCCAAGCCGAACACCCCCCGCGCCGCGTTCCTATTGGCGCTGGCCCTGCTCGCCCCATCGCCGGCCCTCGCCCGCCCGCAAACGATTGCAGCGGCCGAACAATCGTCGTTACGCGTAACCTTCGCACACTTCGACCATCTCTACGCCGAACGCGATCTGGACGGCGAACGGGTCGGCATCCTGCATATCTACAGCGAGGCGCCCGACTATCGCTTCGCCATCGAACCGCGCGAGGGCTATACCTGCGTCGACGATGTGGCGCGCGGGATCGTCCTGCTCGCCGCCGGCGCTCCCGACGCGAAGCGCCGCCACCAGATCGAGATGCTGACCCGCTTCGTCCTGAAGATGCAGGCGGAGAACGGCTATTTCCACAATTTCCTGTG is a genomic window containing:
- a CDS encoding ABC transporter ATP-binding protein, with translation MSALQLQGLTKSYDGVDTIRGIDLDVAAGEFVVLVGSSGCGKSTVLRMIAGLETVSGGQIRIGGRDVTRVPASDRGVAMVFQSYALYPHMTVGENLSFGLKNMRVAKATIAEQVAHAAQVLELDALLDRMPNQLSGGQRQRVAIGRAIVRNPDLFLFDEPLSNLDADLRVRMRHELAALHRRLGATMIYVTHDQVEAMTLADRLVILDKGRIAQVGTPLEVYDRPANVFTAGFIGSPRINLFDAVVVGREGGVTLFDMAGGLRVGSARGAALAVGARATLGLRPEHVTLTGGGDALALPMAIEAVEALGHSTYLYGALPSGDAFRAKLDGHHAVADAITLHADPARMLVFDGDGNAVD
- a CDS encoding LacI family DNA-binding transcriptional regulator, whose translation is MARAKRATLKSIASDLGVTHTSVSNAYNNPAKVSAALRDRILAHAAEVHYEGPNPAARSLRTGRCGAIGVLFNDQLSYAFTDAHDIAFLRGISSVCEEEGANIVLIPLKDKHPERLDNLTAIVDGYILNAPYKSHPTIRKALARGLPTVVVDFDAPQLPSVLTNDREMMRSVVSHLIDLGHRNIAIVTFPWSQDHGELFALDRDVSDENHVVHERVLGCRDAFDAAGVPAKGILVCETPNDEEGGARAVDRLLRRQHDLTAMVCFSDRLAYGVMARCDALGLSVPRRMSVTGYDGIDPPGRPREGLRLTTVRQNAFEKGRRAAEALLREPGKAGSPIRIAAEFVGGDSSAAAWELETE